The window GGTCACTTCGGCATTATGGTCAGGGCCTTTGCCTATATTCTGTCCATGGGGGGAAACGGTCTGAAACTTGCTTCCCAACTTGCTGTGCTGAATGCCAACTACATCAAGGAAAGCCTTAAAACCACCCTGAACCTGCCCTATGACCGTCCCTGCATGCATGAATGCGTTTTTACCGACAAAAGCGTTCGGGAACACCATATCAGTACCATGGATATGGCCAAGCGTCTTCTGGACTACGGATTTCATCCCCCCACAGTATATTTCCCCCTGGTGGTGGACGCGGCCTTTATGGTGGAACCTACGGAAACCGAATCCAAGGATGATATAGACCAGTTTATTGAGGCAGTAAAAGCCATTGTTCAAGAGGCTTCAAAGAATCCTGAAATATTGAAATCAGCACCCCACCTTCCCAAGGTGACCCGTCTGGACGAGGTGGCTGCCGCACGAAAACCCAAGCTTCAGGGGTAAATAAAAACATTAAGAAGCAAGGGACAAAAAGCCGGCTGGCCGTTTTAACTTTCTGTCAGCCGGTTTTTAGGTATAAATCCTTTTCAAGATAACCAAGTGGTAATCTACAACTGTATCGTTTTCAGGCAAAGTGTGATAATAATAAGGTTTAATTTAATTCAATGTAAAGGTTCCTAAATGGAAAATACTGTTGACCAAGAGAACCCCACAAATGCCCGAAAACTAACCAAGAAAGACTTTTTGATTCCCGCAGGAAAAACCAGGGTCAGCACCTCAAAAGCCCTGGTCAAATCTGATCCTATTCAGAGCTACCTTAATGAAATCAACCGATATAAACTTCTAACCCGGGAGCAGGAAATAGAATTGGGCCGACGGATTCAGGAAGATAACGACCAGGAAGCCGCCTATATAATGACCACTTCCAACTTGCGCCTGGTGGTAAAAATTGCTTTGGAATTTCAACGTATCTGGATGCAGAACCTTCTTGATCTCATCCAGGAGGGCAATATTGGCCTTGTCCGGGCCGTAAAAAAATTTGACCCGTATAAAAATGTCAAATTTTCATATTATGCATCCTTTTGGATCAAGGCGTATATTCTTAAGTTCATCATGGATAACTGGAGAATGGTCAAAATCGGGACCACCCAGGGACAGCGCAAGCTGTTCTTCAGATTGAAAAAAGAGAAACAAAGACTTATTGAGCAGGGCTTTGATCCCAAACCCAAGCTGCTGTCCCAGCGCCTGGGCGTATCTGAACAGGAAGTGGTGGATATGGACCAGCGACTGGCCAACTGGGATCTTTCCCTGGATGAACCACTTAAAGATGAATCCAATACCGAGCGTATTGAATTTATTAATGTTGATTCGGATACCAGCGAGGACCGCCTTGCCAAAAAAGAGATAGAAGATATCCTGTATACCAAGGTTGATCAGTTTAAACTGTCCCTCAATGAACGGGAACTGGATATTTTTGAGCGCAGAATCTTTTCCGATTCCCCCGAAACCCTGCAGGAAATAGGTGAAGCGTACAACATATCAAGGGAACGGGTCCGGCAAATTGAAAACAATATCATAAAAAAAATGAAGGCATTTTTTAAAAAAGATATGCCGGATTTTGACATGTATGACCATGACCAATAATGGTCGTTTCCCAAGAGTTTAAAAAGGTGTGCCGTCCATGAAACACATTGCAGTGTGTGCCCTGGCCCTGGTTTCAGTCCTAAGCGTATTCTTTTTTTCAGGCTGTATCAGGCAGTCGCCGACTCCCGACTCCGGACAAACCAGCAGCCCGGATATTGCGGACCAGGATTCTGATTGGGACCAGGAGAGTGATTTAAAGGCTCCGTACTATTATCTCCTGGCCCGGATTTACGATCAAAAAAATGAACCCCATCAAGCTCAAAAAGCCTTGGAAAAGGCCATTGAAAAAGACCCGGAATCCTGTTTCCTGCGACGCGAATACATTATTTGCCTGCAAAAACAGAAAAAATCACACCTGGCCTTTGAACTTGCCCAAAGTCTGGCAGAAGAATATCCGGAAGATGTTGAAAATCTGCTCCTGCTTGCCCGATTGAAAAAAGGAGATGATGAAGACATGCCCCTCCTGCTGGAGCAGATCCTGAAACTGGCTCCCGAGGATAAAGAGACCTTTTTACGGCTGGGCAAGGTGTATATGGATGAGGGCATGACCCAGAAAGCCCTGAATCTGTTTTCCAGGATGGCAACCATATTTCCCGACTATTATGTTGCCCATTTCTACCTGGCAGAGAACCAGCGAATGGCCGACCAGCCTGCCGCGGCCAGGGATTCTTATCTTAAAACCCTTGAACTTGAACCTGACCTTCTGGAACCTAAGTTCCGGCTGGTGGACGTGTACAAAGCCATGGGTGAAGAAAAACACAAGACAGAAATCATAAAGGTGCTTAAAGAGATTCTGGACTCTGCGCCCACAGATGAGCGGGCCTTGATAGAACTTGGCCTGATCTATTTCAACACCAAGAATTTTAAAAAAGCCGATGACATGTTTGCCGCACTTGGCAAGGAAGTCCGAAAAAATTCCGACCTGGTGGTAACTATTGCCCAGATCCTGATACCGGATAATAGATACCAGGATGCTGTCACGGCCCTGTCCCATGTCAGAAAATCCGTTCCCGGGAACGCCAATATTAATTTTTTCCTGGGCATGGCCTATGAAGGGTTGAAAAAACCGGACAAGGCCATTGAGTATTACCTTAAAGTCACACCCGATCATCCCCAGTATAAAAAAACAATTCTGAGCATTGCTTTTCTATACAGGGATATCAACCGTACGAAAGAGGCCATCCAGTTTCTTGAACAGCATCACAGGCAAAGCCCGGCAGACATTGATATCACCACTTACCTGGCGTCATTTTACGAGGATGACAACCGCCACGATATCGCGGTGACAATGCTGCAAAGCGCATTGAAACAGACGCCTAAAAATACGGCCCTTCTGTTCAAACTTGGCGCTATCCAGGATAGCGGGGGACAGCGCCAGGAAAGCATTGAAACCATGAAAACCATTATCAGACTGGATCCCAAACATGCGTCGGCCCTTAATTACCTGGGATATACCTATGCTGAAATGGGCATTCATCTGGATCAGGCTCTGGAACTGGTTCAACGGGCCCATGAGATCCGCCCTGAAGACGGCTACATCACAGACAGCCTGGGATGGGTTTATTTTAAAAAACAGGAATATGAAAAGGCTGTTGCCTACCTTGAAAAAGCTGTAGAACTGTCTGACTATGAAACCGTGATTGCCGCCCACCTGGCAGATGCCTACCTTAAAACCGGACAGGAAAAAAAGGCCATCGCCATGTATCAAACAGCCCTTGATCATGCCCGAAAGGATCAGGAAAAAGAGATTCTGGAGATTAAGGAAAAACTGAAAAAACTGAATAACTCCGGGAAATGACTGAGACTTATCTGAATTTTCGATATTTACGACACCCCAGATTCAGGCGTTCAGGCCCTGGTATTATTACCGTACTCCTTTTTGCTGCCATGATGACAGGGCCGGGCTGCACCCTGCTTGGACCTCAGCTTCAAAAACAGACAAACCCCCAGGCTGAAAATATTGTCAACCGCATCCAGGCATTTAATGAACAGGTTTTAACATCCAGGGGCACGGGCGAACTGATCCTGAACCGGGGTCTGAGGAATGAAACTTATAAAATCGCCTGGGCTGCCCAGTCACCCAACCGGCTGCGCATGACCCTGCTCATGTCAGGTCATCCTGTTGAAACCATTGCCTCCACCGGCCAGTGGGTCACCTTTGTCTCCCATACCGGTGCCCACAAACCCCATTCAGCAGTATCTTCGGACCCGGACCTTGGATCTTATATCAATATCCCGTTGCATCTGTCTGAACTGGTCAGCCTTCTTCTTGGAAAGGTACCGAAACGCCCCTTTGACCGGGCCTGGACTATTCCTGAAAAGCCGGATACCGTTTTTGCTTCACAATCCTTTTCCCCGGAAATCCAGGAATTTGTTACGGACGAAACCGGAAGAACCACCAGGTACAGGGTGCTGGACAAAAAGATGAATATGATTTTCGGAATATGGTATTCCCATTTTTACATTTGCGATAGTTTCACTGTACCCGGGGTGATAACCATAAAAGACGGGCATATAGGGAGTATGGAGATTTCCTTGAAAAATCTTCACCTCAATATTCCTGTAAAAGAATCCGTATTCAGGTTGACAGGATCATGAAGATGAACATAATTAGTACGTTTTATTATTACCTAAACCTTATTAAGGAGATAAATATAACTCATGATTCACAAAAGCGTTGACCAGGCCCAAAAATCAAGCAGCTGCTCCCAGCAAAGTTGTCCGTCCCAGCAAAAAGCCCAAAATGACGCGGCAAGCCAGCAAAGAGAAATGGAAGCAATGATCAAGTCCAATCTGGGCAAAATCAAGCATAAAATATTTGTTCTGTCCGGCAAAGGCGGCGTGGGTAAAAGCTCTGTATCCGCAAACCTTGCAGCCACCCTTGCTAAAAAAGGATATAAAACAGGCCTTATGGACGTGGATGTACATGGTCCGTCCATTGCCCAGATGTTTGATATGAAGGAGCTTTTGGATATTGACCCAGACAGTAAACTGCTGTTACCCCAGCAGATTAACGAGAACCTTAAGGTGGTGACTGTCCAGGCGTTGATGCAGGACAAGGACCAGGCCATTATTTGGAGAGGCCCTGCAAAAACCGGTATGATCAAGCAGTTTGTGGGGTCAGTGCTCTGGGGAAATCTGGATTTTCTTGTCATTGACGCCCCTCCGGGTACAGGTGATGAACCCCTCACAGTAGTCCAGACCATCCCCGACGCCAAGGGAATTATCGTCACCACCCCCCAGGAAGTCGCCCTGGCAGATATCCGCAAATCCATCTCATTTTGCAAAACCGTTAAAATGGAAACCCTTGGTATCCTGGAAAACATGGCCGGCTTCACCTGCCCGCACTGCAATCAGCACATTGATCTGTTCAAAAGCGGCGGCGGAGAAAAAACCGCCAATGCCCAGGGCTTAAACTTCCTGGGCTCCATCCCCTTTGACACAAGAGTTGTGGAATCAGGTGACGACGGTGTTCCCATTATGATGTATGAGGCAGACGGCCCCTTTAAACAGGCATTCACAAAGGTTGTGGACAATATCCTCAAACAGCTTGAAGGATGACGAGTTGAACGTGGACAAAACACCCCGGGCGCTGAAATCCCACCTTGAACAAAGGGAGGCTCAAACCCTTGGCACCCGGGCCTGTTTTTCCAAAAATGCTGTACGGCGGTATTCGGAGAAACGCTCTGACACTGAATATCGCCTTGCTTTTTCCACAGATGCCGACCGCATTCTCAACGCCCTGGCCTACACCCGCTACAGTGATAAAACCCAAGTCTTTTCCCTCATTAATAATGACCATCTGACCCACCGGGTCCTGCATGTGCAGATGCTTTCCCGGGTGGCAAGAACCATTGGCAGGTATCTTGGGCTGAACACCGATCTCATTGAAGCGGCAGCCATGGGCCATGACATCGGGCACACACCCTTTGGCCATGACGGTGAACGTTTTTTATCCCGCCTTACCCAGGCTGCGGGCGCAGGACATTTCCACCATAATCTTCAAAGCATGCAGTTTTTGGATGTCATCGAACGAAACGGTAAGGGCTGGAACCTGACACTTCAGACCCTGGACGCCATTGTATGTCATAACGGAGAGGCCCATGCAAGGGCACTGACACCGGCACCGCCAAGGGATTTTGCAGATTTGGACACAATAGCCCGGCAGATCAGGGCCGGCGCTTGTGATGATATTCTGCCCATGACCATGGAAGGGTGCGTGGTCCGCATTGCAGATACCGTTTCATATATCGGCAGGGACTTTGAGGACGCTGTCCGCCTGAAGATCGTGACCCGGAACCAGATCCCCGGCACCTGCCGCGACCTTCTGGGGACCACCCAGGGCACCATTGTTTTTGCCCTGGTCACGGATCTGATCAACACAAGCATTGACCAGGACTTCATAGGATTTTCCCCCCAGGTCGCCGATGCGCTCAAGGAGTTCAAGCAGTTCAATTACCGGTTTATTTACAAAAACCCCCAAATTAAAAGGCACCTGGCAGGTATTGAAGATATTTTCAAATGCCTGTTTGACAGGTATATGAACGACCTGGCCAAAACAAACGAGGAATCCGTTATTTTTTCCCAATTTCTGAACGGAATGGACGACACCTATTGTTCGAACCACAGCCATGCCGAGATTACCCGGGATTTCATTGCCGGGATGACCGACTCCTTTTTTATCCGCCAGGCTCCTGATCATCTGCGCCCGGTTCCCATTGACTGGGTGTAGGACAATACCACGAGTAACGCCAATGTTTGAAAACCGCCAGATCTATCGCGTCTGCCACCAGAAACAGGGGCTGATTTCCTTTAATGTCACTGTAAAGGAAACCAACCTCAATATTCAGGCAGATTCTGATCTCAGTGAACAGGCTGTACGATCCGTTCTGACCCACCGCCAGTACGTTGAAAATCACATTTCCCGGACACCCGGTTTTGCCGGCAGTCTTTCGCCTTTGGCCCATCCCGGGATAGCTCCTAAAATCATTTGTGAAATGACCATGGCGGCAAAAACAGCAAACGTCGGACCCATGGCGGCCGTGGCCGGTGCTGTGGCCCAGAGCGTGGGAAAAGACCTTCTTCAATGGTCTTCAAATGTTCTGGTGGAAAACGGTGGCGATATTTTTATAAAATCTGAAACCTCGACCATTTTTACCATTTATGCCGGGTCATCGCCATTGAGTATGAAAACAGGCATTAAAGTGGCCAGGCGTCCCGATGCATTTGGCATGTGCACCTCATCCGGCACTGTGGGGCATTCCAAAAGTTTTGGCAAAGCAGATGCCGTAACTGTTCTGGCCCAGTGTTGTGCCCTGGCTGATGCTGCGGCCACATCCCTTTGCAATCAGGTCCAATCCCCCAAAGACATTGAAAAGACCATTGCTGCCGGACGTTGTATGGCCGGAGTCCAGGGCATTGTCATCATTGCCGGAAAACAGATCGGCCTGTGGGGCGGCCTGGAACTGATCAAACTATGACACAGGAGTCATTTATGAAAAGAAAATTCGAAATCAGACTTGCACCATTCATTACTGCGCTCATGATTGTGTCCGTAAGTTCGGGATGTGCCGGCGCCTCCCGGAAACAATCGGAACCTCCCGGAAACTTCGTTGTCTGCAAGGAGCCCCGGCTCAGCATGTGCACCAAAGAGTACCGGCCTGTGTGCGGACATTTTGCCGACGGTACCGTCAAAACATTCAGCAACGCCTGTACTGCCTGCAGCAATAAAAAGGTTGTCGGCTTCTCGTATGGTCCCTGCAGCAAATAACCTAACAGGTCTTCCACTTTCTCGATTGACTGCCTTTCTGCTCTATTGAATGAGCCGCTTTTCCAGCCGGGAAACAGCTAAATAACCAAAGATGATCGTAAAGGCGACCATAAAAAGTATATCAAAGAATAACAGGCTGCTGAATTTTCCTAAACAACAAGCCCGGATCAAACGGGCGGAATGGGTGAGGGGAAATATTTCGGATACCCATTGAATCCATTCCGGAAGATTGGTGATAGGGAATACAATGCCCGAAAAGAAAAACATGGGAGTCAGACAACCGGTTAAAAAGAAATTAAAGTGATTGATGGTCTTCACAAAAGAAGTGACAAATAAAGAGAGAGCACCAAACATCATTCCTGCAAAAAACCCAACAATCGGTGTAAGAAGAG is drawn from uncultured Desulfobacter sp. and contains these coding sequences:
- a CDS encoding tetratricopeptide repeat protein, translating into MKHIAVCALALVSVLSVFFFSGCIRQSPTPDSGQTSSPDIADQDSDWDQESDLKAPYYYLLARIYDQKNEPHQAQKALEKAIEKDPESCFLRREYIICLQKQKKSHLAFELAQSLAEEYPEDVENLLLLARLKKGDDEDMPLLLEQILKLAPEDKETFLRLGKVYMDEGMTQKALNLFSRMATIFPDYYVAHFYLAENQRMADQPAAARDSYLKTLELEPDLLEPKFRLVDVYKAMGEEKHKTEIIKVLKEILDSAPTDERALIELGLIYFNTKNFKKADDMFAALGKEVRKNSDLVVTIAQILIPDNRYQDAVTALSHVRKSVPGNANINFFLGMAYEGLKKPDKAIEYYLKVTPDHPQYKKTILSIAFLYRDINRTKEAIQFLEQHHRQSPADIDITTYLASFYEDDNRHDIAVTMLQSALKQTPKNTALLFKLGAIQDSGGQRQESIETMKTIIRLDPKHASALNYLGYTYAEMGIHLDQALELVQRAHEIRPEDGYITDSLGWVYFKKQEYEKAVAYLEKAVELSDYETVIAAHLADAYLKTGQEKKAIAMYQTALDHARKDQEKEILEIKEKLKKLNNSGK
- a CDS encoding HD domain-containing protein; the protein is MNVDKTPRALKSHLEQREAQTLGTRACFSKNAVRRYSEKRSDTEYRLAFSTDADRILNALAYTRYSDKTQVFSLINNDHLTHRVLHVQMLSRVARTIGRYLGLNTDLIEAAAMGHDIGHTPFGHDGERFLSRLTQAAGAGHFHHNLQSMQFLDVIERNGKGWNLTLQTLDAIVCHNGEAHARALTPAPPRDFADLDTIARQIRAGACDDILPMTMEGCVVRIADTVSYIGRDFEDAVRLKIVTRNQIPGTCRDLLGTTQGTIVFALVTDLINTSIDQDFIGFSPQVADALKEFKQFNYRFIYKNPQIKRHLAGIEDIFKCLFDRYMNDLAKTNEESVIFSQFLNGMDDTYCSNHSHAEITRDFIAGMTDSFFIRQAPDHLRPVPIDWV
- a CDS encoding Mrp/NBP35 family ATP-binding protein → MIHKSVDQAQKSSSCSQQSCPSQQKAQNDAASQQREMEAMIKSNLGKIKHKIFVLSGKGGVGKSSVSANLAATLAKKGYKTGLMDVDVHGPSIAQMFDMKELLDIDPDSKLLLPQQINENLKVVTVQALMQDKDQAIIWRGPAKTGMIKQFVGSVLWGNLDFLVIDAPPGTGDEPLTVVQTIPDAKGIIVTTPQEVALADIRKSISFCKTVKMETLGILENMAGFTCPHCNQHIDLFKSGGGEKTANAQGLNFLGSIPFDTRVVESGDDGVPIMMYEADGPFKQAFTKVVDNILKQLEG
- a CDS encoding RNA polymerase factor sigma-32, which codes for MENTVDQENPTNARKLTKKDFLIPAGKTRVSTSKALVKSDPIQSYLNEINRYKLLTREQEIELGRRIQEDNDQEAAYIMTTSNLRLVVKIALEFQRIWMQNLLDLIQEGNIGLVRAVKKFDPYKNVKFSYYASFWIKAYILKFIMDNWRMVKIGTTQGQRKLFFRLKKEKQRLIEQGFDPKPKLLSQRLGVSEQEVVDMDQRLANWDLSLDEPLKDESNTERIEFINVDSDTSEDRLAKKEIEDILYTKVDQFKLSLNERELDIFERRIFSDSPETLQEIGEAYNISRERVRQIENNIIKKMKAFFKKDMPDFDMYDHDQ
- a CDS encoding UPF0280 family protein; this encodes MFENRQIYRVCHQKQGLISFNVTVKETNLNIQADSDLSEQAVRSVLTHRQYVENHISRTPGFAGSLSPLAHPGIAPKIICEMTMAAKTANVGPMAAVAGAVAQSVGKDLLQWSSNVLVENGGDIFIKSETSTIFTIYAGSSPLSMKTGIKVARRPDAFGMCTSSGTVGHSKSFGKADAVTVLAQCCALADAAATSLCNQVQSPKDIEKTIAAGRCMAGVQGIVIIAGKQIGLWGGLELIKL